One window of Papaver somniferum cultivar HN1 chromosome 9, ASM357369v1, whole genome shotgun sequence genomic DNA carries:
- the LOC113307698 gene encoding uncharacterized protein LOC113307698 codes for MEIAFAISSPTPVLKSSLDNYSKFQLKGRDYIKGNRSSSQKRSISFSTTNLAGSRSIGDVHRTRSSLESLFCYDKPIPEEIIEKPIGLSVEEKEIGRNPPCNDCQAKGAILCATCSGSGLYVDSVMECQGIMVKVRCLGCGGTGNIMCSDCGGRGHLGVN; via the exons ATGGAGATCGCTTTTGCTATTTCTTCCCCAACTCCTGTACTCAAATCGTCTCTAGATAACTACTCAAAATTTCAGCTCAAAGGACGAGATTACATCAAAGGAAATCGTTCCAGTTCTCAGAAAAGATCAATTTCTTTCTCTACTACGAATTTG GCGGGTTCGCGTTCAATAGGGGATGTGCACAGAACTAGGAGCAGTCTTGAGTCCTTATTCTGTTATGATAAACCCATACCAGAGGAGATAATTGAGAAACCAATTGGGTTGTCGGTCGAGGAGAAAGAAATTGGACGAAATCCTCCTTGTAATGACTGCCAAGCCAAAGGGGCAATCCTCTGTGCCACCTGCTCAGGTTCCGGCTTATATGTTGACTCTGTAATGGAGTGTCAAGGAATTATGGTTAAAGTTCGATGCCTGG GTTGTGGAGGAACTGGCAACATCATGTGTTCAGATTGTGGAGGACGAGGTCATCTTGGAGTTAACTGA